A region of the Bacillota bacterium genome:
ACCGTAACAAGCCCCCAGCTAAATGCCCTGGTCCGGTCAAATGGCGCAACCCTTGAGTGGTTGATCGGGGCTCTCCCGCCCGGTGAACAGCGGACCCTCGTATGCAAGGTTGCCGTGGGCATGGACGCCCGGATGAACGCCCGGGAATCCGAACCTAGTATCGTGACGCGCGTCAGCGCATGTGGCTACAGCCCCACTCGTAGAGTCGACTCCATTCCCGTGACAGCGCCTCTTCGAGTTGCCAGGGGCGTCGTATCGCCGGATGGCACAATAGTCGGCCACCTGTTTCATGATGCAAACGGCGATGGGCAGCGGCAACCGGCCGAAGAACCCATCAAAAATGCTGCTGTCATGCTGGAGGATGGTTCGACTGCCAGAACTGACAATAATGGGATATTTGTGTTCCGCAACGTGGTGCCCGGCACTCATGCATTGCAGCTGCAAACAGGGGATATATTGCAGCTGCGAACAGCGGATCCGGGAACCGGCAGAATCGAGGCATGGAAAAGCGCGTGTATCATCTGGGGTCACGGCGGCCATACAGGCGGCCGCCATACAGGTAACCCTACGAGCATAAATGATAGCCGGGGGGATGGTGGCAATAACGGCATTAGGCCGGCCAGGAATTCTATGTTCGCAAATGTCTCTCCGGGCGGGACCGCCCTTGTAGATTTCGCGATCACCGGGCCTTTTGTAGCGCCTGAGACCGCACCTGAGCCTGAGCATGGGCCCGAGCCTGAGACCAAGCCTGGGCTTCGCGGACTTCGCGAACTTTACGCGCTTCACGCGCGCGATTTGCACGACCCATGCGGGTGCCATATCAAAAATCTCTTCGGCCTCGCCTCTATAGAAGCCACCTTCCCAACTGGCGACTGGGGCGAAACCGGGGATGGGCCCGGGCTTGGCGCAGCTGAAATCCCTACAATTCCAATCAAAACGCGCCTTGCGCTGGATCTCGGTATCGCCATCGCCGATACCCCCTGGCTTTATCGGGGAATACCTCAAGAAACATCTCAGACAGTACCATCCTTGAACAACACCACACCTGATGATAGCAGCCAGATGGCGCCCAACCAGGGCCTTGGACTCATATCTCATGTCTCGTTAGATACAGCAAAGCCAGGAGCGGGCATAGCAGGGGAGCTGCAGGCCAGGACCCAGAACAGCAAATTCGAATTGCGCTTCGGGGAATTCCCAACACAGGGCGGTTCAATAAGGGGCGGGATAGGCTCATACAGGTTTCAGTCTCGTGTCCAACCTTGGCTCACGCCTACACCTTCGCCCGAATCGAATCCGGAATCTGAGCCGAAGCCGGCGCCTGAGCCGACGCCCGATACGCAGCTCACGGTCTTTCACGGGCTGCGATCAACTGTCCGGCAGCATGATCTGATCAAGGGAGCAAATATATCGGGCCCCTACCAGCTCAAGCAGGGGGCCATAATCCCGGGAACTGAGGAAATCTCTCTCGAGGTCCGCCCGAGGGACGGCGGCGGCATCATAGAACGGAGATCAGATATCCTCTATTCTATCGACTATGACCGCGGCATCTTGACGTTCGAGGAGATCATCCCTGAATTCGACGTCCGCGGCAACCCGGTCTACATTAACGCAAGCTATGAATTCAGGCCAGCCTCCGTTGACAAGGGGGGAATATCGGGCATCGGCGTCGCCGCAAGACTCAACGGTGGTCTCACGGGTGGAGCTGTATATGTCTGGGGTGCGAGCACCCGAGATGAAAACGCAGCTCAAGGCGCGGCTCAGGGCATGGATGCCGCTCCAGCCCGGGCTCTCCTTACAGGTATATCCCTGAGGCCTTCCGACGTGTTTCAGCTCGCAGGCCGGTATGCCATAACATCCAGCCCGGCGGCATCGGCGGCATCATGCTCTGCGTCAGGCTTTACACCAGGCCTTACATCAGGCTCTGCAGGCTCCACAGGCTCTGCATCCATCTTTGCATCGGGCTTCGATATCCGGGCCGATCTTAATCTGCCGCCTTTGACAGGATCAATCGCCTATCGCGCCCTGGAGCCGGGCTTCGATAGAGATAATCTCCTCGGGGGGATACCCGAGGAATTTGGAGGCGTGGGCGGGGATATAAATCAGGCTCCAAGCTGGGGCTATAGCATAATCCCCTATTATACAAGCGAAGATCGGAATACTACAAAGGAGGCCTCCCTGTCACTCATGTACGATCTTCCTGGTGATCCCGCCGGTCCCAATCTCCTCACAAATCCCAACCGCTCTATGAGCAGGGGCTCTACGAGCAAGGATTCGGATAACGGCCTGAGCTCCTCACGCCCAGGCCTATCAGCCCCCTGCCTTTTACGCCCGGCACTTTCGCTAGGTTATAAGATGAAGTACGTGGAGTATGCGGCGAGCCCTGCCGCGATAGAAGATGGGGTGGAAGATAAGGTTGAAGGCGGCGGAACCGGCGAAGAAGAAATAGCCGGCACCACTGAAACGACAGAATCCATTGTAGCGACGGCGTCCTGTGATATCGCGTCCCTCAAGCTCCAGGTGGAGGCCGAGACCGGCAATATGTTGCGATATCGACACAGCAGTCCGGCGGCAGGACCAACAGGCGATAACGGCGATGGTAAGACTACCTATTTACCTACGCCGGCCTCGCCTATTTCAGCCTTACCCATGTCAGCCGCCAGCCTAGGCGCTTCCAACTCAGGCTCTTCCAGCTCGCGCGCCTTCACAGCATTGAGCTGTACCATCGACTACCCAGGCAGCGCGCTGGCGCCGGTATCGAAAGGCGCACCAAACAGCTCTGCACCAAACGGCTTGTCCTTTCGCATCAAAATCGGGTCGCGCATCACGACCTATCCCGGGCCGGGCCATATAGACTCCTCGAGCACGGGCACGGCCCTCGGATCGGGAGGTAGTGCCCATCAACCTGGCTGTGGGGAGCACGGGATGGCCTTCAGAGAGCCCTTTAGAGAGCGCGAGAACACCCTTGAACTCCAGGCCCGGAAGCCACTCCGCCCCTGGCTCGCGGCGAACCTGGTACAGAGGTGGGAAGCGAGGCGCGGGGCTCACACATCCCTCACCGCTCTCGGCCTGGATGTGACACCCAGCCCCCGTGTCACCGCGGCCATGCGCTACGAGATGGAAGCCCAAAACCCCGCCGCAGGACCAGGATCCAAGCAACAGGGGCAATGTGATGAGTCCCCATCCAATAGTACGGCCCACTTTCGTGATACCCTGCGAGTAAAGGTGACTGCAAAAGACAGCACCAGAAGCGGGATAGAAGCCAGAATCGAAGGTTCCATAACAAGATCGCGAAAATCAGGGACGCCAGCTCCGGCACCGGCACCGGGATACGGCACCAGTGGCACCAGCGGCATCAGTGATATCAATGACATTCAAGAGCCGTGCAATATACAGGACCCTTCCGGGGCTGAGGTCGACCTCTCCGCGGCCGTCGAATACATTCCTTCCGGGTCGGGCGATTTATATGCCTCGGCTTCCCTGGGGTACAGGCTCAGGCCGGACCTCGAGCGGCGTTCATTTGCCCGCATCGAAGGCGCGGCCCACCCAACGCCAAGGCTAACCCTGAGTGCAAAATATATATACAAATTAGTAGAGGACTTAGAAGCCTTGACAGGGGACCCAACCCCCGAGATATCTAAAGGTAGTGAATACCATAAAGGCTACGGAACCCATGGAATTTACGGCGGAACCTACGGAAAAACCTACAGAGGCTGGGGGAACCCCACGGTCCTCACGACCGCTTGCTTGGCCCGCGCGGATTACAGAATCTCGAGGGATGTTGCCCTGGCCGGCGAATATCGCCTCGCATCCCAGATACCGACCCAGGGCAGCGCGGCAAACCTCTGTCTCGAAACCATACTGGATAGGTGGGACCCCTTCAGGGTGATCATAGGATATGCCTCCCTGCGGGGTGAAGGCTCAATTGCCCCTGAATACCTCCGCCCCGAGGGATTTTATCTCAATCTCTTCCTAGGGCTCAGTCACTGAACTACGATTATACGATTGACAGAGGTCCGCGAGCACAGGACATTGCCAGTCCTTAAGGTATATAGAGGTATATAAAAGGACAAACATGGGTTAAAAAGATTTGACAGGGATAAATAAAGAAATTATAATTATCTTTAAAGGAGGTGGCTTAGATGGATAGGCTATTGACGCCTGAAGAAGTTGCGAAGCGTCTCGCTGTTAGCCCTAAGAGCATTCGTGAGTGGCTCAGAAATGGCAAGCTCAGAGGGGTTAAAGTGGGGAGACTCTGGAGAATAAGCCCACAAGCCCTAGATAGGTTTTTGAATAACCCCGATATGTCATATGATGCAGAAAAGGGAACAGAACGAAAAATGGTTGAGGCTGGCCACTTCCGGGAATATACGCGTAAAGAGATTCGCGATTTTTTGAAGGCAGATAAGATCGGCCCCGAGATCGCCCGTAAAGTGGAGAAATTACTCGAGCCATGACTCAGAAATCAAACCACAAGAGGCTCAGGGTGTTCTTGGATGCAAGCTGCTGGGTGGCGGCAGCTGGCTCTCCTACTGGAGGCTCCGCCCTCATTCTCAAACTGGCGCGACGTGGGTATTTACAAATTATAGCCACTAAGAGGATACTACTTGAAGCAGAGCGCAACATAAATAGCAAGATGGCCGCAAAAGCCTTGTTACGTTATTATCAGGAGCTGGGAGCTACAGAAATCGAGCTCACAGACCCTCCAACCACAGAAGAGGAAGCTCGATGGCGACATCTGGTTGATGAAAAGGATTGCCATGTGCTGGCTGGGGCGTTCAGAGCTCATGCAGATGTATTAGTTAGTCTAGATAGGCGGCATATATTGACGGAAAAGGTGGAAAAGGGATTTCCTGTAACCGTCATGGGTACCAATAGCTTTTTGAGGAGATTCGTAGATGAAATAAGCAGGTTAAAATGAACAGGCATGAATTACCCGCCCGAATCGGATGAGAGCATACCGAGGAACGGAAGTCTTCCACCCACAGGCCTGTTAGAATAGGCATTGCTGCGGTCAGGGGGATTGGTTGCAGGACTCGCACTAGCCGCATGCCCTGGCCGCAGCTGCGAGCATATTTCTAATTTCTAGATCGTCTATGATCGTGAGACCAGCCTCTATCAAGAATTTTATATCTAACAGGGTAGCGTTAGGCGCAAGATATTATCCACTCCTGACCTAACCCTACGCCTTCACTTCGATTTGAGCAAGCTTCTCATAGAAATTGACAATAGCGCCGTGATCGTTCGAGCCCTTGCCATCCACCTTTAGAGCTTGGAGGATCTCCATAACAGCCGCCGTCAGGGGCACGGGCACTCCAACCTGGTGAGCGGTCTCGAGCACATTCGCCAAGTCTTTGATATGGAGGTCGATCTTGAAGCCGGGGTCAAATTTGCGCGCCATCATGAGGGGGGCCTTGGTATCAAGCACGTTGCTGCCAGCAAGGCCTCCACGGATGGCATCATATACAAGCTTTGGCGATACCCCGGCCTTTGTGGCCAGCACGAGCGCCTCCGATACGGCGGCGATATTCAACGCAACGATGATCTGGTTGGCCAATTTAGTGGTGTTGCCGCTCCCGATATCCCCAACGCGCACCACGCTCTTGCCCATGCACAACAGCATGTCGCGATATTCCTCAAAGTCCTTCTCATCACCGCCGACCATTATCGAGAGCGTGCCCGCTATCGCCCCCGGCTCACCACCGCTCACAGGAGCATCCATCATCCTGATGCCCTTCTCCTTGGCCTTGGCTGCAACTTCCACGGATACCAGAGGGGCTTTTGAGCTCATATCGATGATGATCGAGCCCGGCTTCGCCCCCTCCAAAACCCCGTTCTCACCGAGCACCACCTGCTTGACGTGGGGTGAATTCGGGAGCATCGTTATAATAACCTCGGTCTTCTGGGCGACTTCCTTGGGGGACTTTGCCGCCTCCGCGCCCAGCGAAACAAGTTCCTGGACAGGGGCAGGGTTGATATCATATAATACGAGTTTATACCCTGCCTTGATAAGGTTCTTCGCCATCGGCTTCCCCATGATCCCGAGCCCAATGAAGCCGACTTTGGAGTTTATTGTTGGTGACATCCGTATTCCCCCGCAGTACTTTGTTACATGTATTATACGGTCCCCAAAGCCCTAAACCGCCCTTGGGAGTATGAATTATTACTTAAATGCAGCGACTACCTCTTTCACCTCGTCATCGGTCAGTGGCTGGAAGTTCCCATCAGCAAGAACTTTATCATACATAGGCCACGTCCAGAGATCGAAGCCCGGTGTTCCAAGGACCCATACATCTTCGCTCGGCTTTATCGTGACGTTCGGGTTGTAAACCCAGCCGATATCAAACATCTTTTCAGGGTTGCCGATCAGGTAAACGATCTTGCCCCTGTATTCGCCGTGGACGTCGAAGACGCAAGGTACAACCTTCTCCACCGTCCAGCCGATCTTGGCCAGGGCCTCATTCGCAAGAAGCTCGAGGATCTTGGGATCGAAGTTGATCTCAACATACCCGTGGCAATGCGTGACGTTATCATCCACGGTATACTCCAGAGTCTTCTTCCAGTGCCTCGAAAGGAAGTAATTGCGGATTTCCTTCTCTTCACGCGGCCCTACGCACTTGAAATTGAATTTGCTCAGGAAATTATCCTGATAGCTCTTACCCCATGAGAGGAGATTTGACCCGTGCTCGGCCTCTTTGGCCGTCGGCGGCATGGGCTCCAGCACCGCATTGGGGTTGAATCGGAAGAAGAAATCAAAGTGCGGCATACCAAAAGGATGAATTCCATGAAGGCCCGCGACGTTCGGCTTGGGCGATGTCAGGTCGATCTTACGATCGAGGTCCCACCCCTTAGCCTTGAAGTACCCCTCCATAACCTTCATTAAAGAATCAGGGTGGATAGAAGTATCGACATAGACATGGGCGTGGTAAATCTCTTCCTTAGGCTCCATTAGGTGTCCAGTAATGAAAGTGTTCCACTGTTCGCCATTGAAATAATCGACGACACCCTTTACTACATCCTTCCTCGACATTGCCTTTCTACCTCCTATTTTCCATAATCTTGACTTTGATTCTTATGACCCTACAACCACGGAGAGACCCAACTCTTTCAGGATTTCAATCAGCTTAACCCTCGCTTCACCAGCTATCCTGCCCACGGGGCTGCGCGCCGGCCCGGATGGCCAACCTATCAGGTTCATGGCTTCCTTTACCACTACGGGGAAAGACGCTAAGCCAAAGGCATTCCTCAAGGGAGCCAGCGTTCGCTGGGCCCGCAGTGCCCCCTCTATATCCCCCTTGATAAAACGCTCATAGATTTCTACGACAAGCCTAGGGGCCACATTAGCAGTGGCCGCGACCGCCCCCTTACCGCCATATACAAGCACAGCCAGGATCTGAGTATCTCGCCCGGCCAAAACTGCGAAGTCATCGCCGGTGAGGCGGATGAGCTCCGAGGTCTGGCCTAAATCCCCGCTGCTATCTTTTATGCCTATTATGTTATCTATCTTAGAGAGCCGCTTCACGGTCTCAGGCTTGAGGTTTACTCCTCCAGTGCGTCCTGGGTTATTGTAGAGTATTATAGGGAGGGCTGTCGCCCCAGCTATGGCCGTATAATGTTCATATAATTCATCCTGAGATGGATATATGTAGTAGGGGGTGATCACGGAAACGCAATCTACTCCGATTGATTCGGCCATCTTGGTAAGCTTGATCGCCTCCCGGGTCGTGGCGCCCCCAGTCCCAGCGTAGACGGGCACCTGGCCCCCAACCTCCTCAACGGCTATTTCGAGAATCCTGCGCTTCTCCTCCATATCAAAGGCCCAAAACTCCCCCTGGCTCCCCAGCGGAAAGATGCCGTGGACGCCGGCATCAATCATGAGATTGCATACCCGGCGCAGACCTTGTTCATCAAGTTCTTCACTATCAGTCAGGGGGGTAACGATAGGCGGGATTATCCCTTTGATCTCCAGCTTCCCTCTCATTGATTGCAAGCCTCCTGATATGTCTTGTAGAGCCTCTACCTTTCCTCGATCGCAATAGCCCTAACGGGGGAGCTATCGAGGCCCTTAATCTTGAGTGGAAGCGCTATAAAATAACATTGCTTCTTCCTTAGCTCGTTCATATTCCCAAGGACTTCTATCAAAAGCACATCCTTGCTCAAAAGCACATCATGTGCCTCGCGCGCGGCTCCCTTGCCATCCCCCGTGCAGAACGATGTATCAAAGCCGAACATCTTGACCTTCTTATCAACAAGCCACTTGGCCGCCTCGAGCGTTAGGTAATGGCGCTCGGCCGGCACCGAGGGCTCAGGACGCTTGCGCGCCAGGTTGCGCAAGAGCACGACCTCTGTCTCGCCGATGACGTCACCTATCGCGGCCTCAAAGACTGCAGGGGTTATCGGCTGGTGATAATCTG
Encoded here:
- a CDS encoding helix-turn-helix domain-containing protein, producing the protein MDRLLTPEEVAKRLAVSPKSIREWLRNGKLRGVKVGRLWRISPQALDRFLNNPDMSYDAEKGTERKMVEAGHFREYTRKEIRDFLKADKIGPEIARKVEKLLEP
- a CDS encoding PIN domain-containing protein; translation: MTQKSNHKRLRVFLDASCWVAAAGSPTGGSALILKLARRGYLQIIATKRILLEAERNINSKMAAKALLRYYQELGATEIELTDPPTTEEEARWRHLVDEKDCHVLAGAFRAHADVLVSLDRRHILTEKVEKGFPVTVMGTNSFLRRFVDEISRLK
- the garR gene encoding 2-hydroxy-3-oxopropionate reductase: MSPTINSKVGFIGLGIMGKPMAKNLIKAGYKLVLYDINPAPVQELVSLGAEAAKSPKEVAQKTEVIITMLPNSPHVKQVVLGENGVLEGAKPGSIIIDMSSKAPLVSVEVAAKAKEKGIRMMDAPVSGGEPGAIAGTLSIMVGGDEKDFEEYRDMLLCMGKSVVRVGDIGSGNTTKLANQIIVALNIAAVSEALVLATKAGVSPKLVYDAIRGGLAGSNVLDTKAPLMMARKFDPGFKIDLHIKDLANVLETAHQVGVPVPLTAAVMEILQALKVDGKGSNDHGAIVNFYEKLAQIEVKA
- the dapA gene encoding 4-hydroxy-tetrahydrodipicolinate synthase; protein product: MRGKLEIKGIIPPIVTPLTDSEELDEQGLRRVCNLMIDAGVHGIFPLGSQGEFWAFDMEEKRRILEIAVEEVGGQVPVYAGTGGATTREAIKLTKMAESIGVDCVSVITPYYIYPSQDELYEHYTAIAGATALPIILYNNPGRTGGVNLKPETVKRLSKIDNIIGIKDSSGDLGQTSELIRLTGDDFAVLAGRDTQILAVLVYGGKGAVAATANVAPRLVVEIYERFIKGDIEGALRAQRTLAPLRNAFGLASFPVVVKEAMNLIGWPSGPARSPVGRIAGEARVKLIEILKELGLSVVVGS
- a CDS encoding cyclase family protein, giving the protein MFNIDLAKYRVVDLSVMVVPGQEKRRMEIRRKTIEADDTYMFEIDTMSHIGTHVEAPSHFVAEWKDVTDLDVTHYMGRAAVVDIDFPDYHQPITPAVFEAAIGDVIGETEVVLLRNLARKRPEPSVPAERHYLTLEAAKWLVDKKVKMFGFDTSFCTGDGKGAAREAHDVLLSKDVLLIEVLGNMNELRKKQCYFIALPLKIKGLDSSPVRAIAIEER